One genomic window of Clostridiales bacterium includes the following:
- a CDS encoding helix-turn-helix transcriptional regulator, which produces MTLEKAFAVILKKNRLKCGLSQEELAQQCNIDRTYISLLERGKRRSTLNILFKICKTINMKVSDFILEIEDLMNSNNED; this is translated from the coding sequence TTGACATTAGAGAAAGCATTTGCTGTTATTTTAAAAAAGAATAGATTAAAATGCGGATTGTCACAGGAAGAGCTCGCTCAACAATGCAATATAGACAGGACTTATATAAGCCTGCTTGAGAGGGGAAAAAGAAGATCCACATTGAATATACTTTTTAAAATATGCAAGACAATAAATATGAAGGTAAGCGATTTTATTCTGGAAATCGAGGACTTGATGAACAGCAATAATGAAGACTGA